The proteins below are encoded in one region of Reichenbachiella sp. 5M10:
- a CDS encoding alginate lyase family protein yields MKLNQTALLIFVFLISIGARAQPIAHIGSSDFSGWSGIEKVKGNEAMVSSGKRIDFSYPDGENSDKGFRDFYSGADWSIYQGLSFDIYQKKESNAEIELTFEVDEKNTRKLQAKSSAVIQLYGSGWQKVYVPWQLFDLAEGQRGTLQGVKDFSIKLTSAKNQSLKIKGIVLTKGERIYLDASIRGKSAKAGDAVQYAVEIGNTTNEVQKVQLTFPRVGWEAMQASVNPSVVSLNPMEIKTIEVSVQLPATLPAGVREQQRLEAIANGDGSALATMEFTTAVTVPSPFMIHTADNWQKVRDKIENYSWAQAELEVYEEKASKWVVPDIADKLPSMNAQKGKYLFHSNEGGKLMDCAIAYQLTGKEEYAQKCVDFLRKLIDPETGYPTTLRVNQNNFVKEGGIFQDIARTYDMIRTSGLLTEQDHKLIEKTFRLYIETAQLGNDDGGVNNWDLSELAGAFYCALAIQDWTLVDWTLHSPSGILRQFSQGIMSDGWWYECAVGYNLWCATMFSEIGIALRPWGINFIDAEVPIGTTPYYSLLPERMQPGLYGMNFDKWGTMHQNSVSIKDMWDALVPFLDYRGVMFAVNDAQESRVTGEPYELAYYLYKDPEYAAVLNKNEKRNLLYGVPELPQVTSVKNTQSAYADNMGVVQLRSQADGRTQRDQIQAVLHYGTHGGYHGHFDRTSFLSMMRYGRSFFNPEMIWYGYGSYNYKFLVQTSMTKNMVVVDQKMQEPKESFRTLFHTGDMMQATAVETRARWSNPPYGGIVYSYKEGMSFAEKTWEEGRSIDVPENAPEYGKINDFTEPVTQRRVMVMMDDYVVLADYLASDQAHTFDWLFQMKGLKELKAPEKKFIRHDDQLSTDPLGAAQFFTDVNWYQTEGTARTRFEMCFGEGCDNKGTRAPNSEDGPLKIDVFNAWPLENEMATATVPESHGVNKQLWYTVQGDEETLLNDSTGAWILGSQEVSVNVEGKKQLVLTTKVAGRIRNNSIFWGDARLVKSDGSEVYLSSLDLQYENTLLPSSKGMDYYDGPIKISGQLMENSTPAMPDNHKETAQITVDLSGIDAVAFKARIGGDYPLGDESARRKTLAIRSEGKEARFLSVIEPYEDESVVKSVKAKSANELEVELLDGRVQQVFIENLDGDDSNIKVTTKEYKNGKLLREESTIK; encoded by the coding sequence ATGAAACTAAATCAAACTGCATTACTAATTTTTGTTTTTCTCATCTCTATAGGGGCAAGGGCACAGCCTATCGCGCATATAGGGTCTTCGGATTTTTCGGGTTGGTCTGGCATAGAAAAAGTCAAAGGCAATGAAGCCATGGTAAGTAGCGGAAAACGCATTGATTTTAGCTATCCAGATGGTGAAAACTCAGACAAAGGATTTAGGGATTTTTATAGTGGTGCGGATTGGAGTATCTATCAGGGGCTATCGTTCGATATATATCAGAAGAAAGAATCGAATGCGGAAATAGAGCTGACCTTTGAGGTAGACGAGAAAAATACCAGAAAACTACAAGCCAAAAGCAGTGCCGTCATTCAGCTCTATGGCTCGGGTTGGCAAAAAGTCTATGTACCGTGGCAATTGTTCGACTTGGCAGAAGGTCAAAGAGGTACGCTGCAAGGCGTGAAGGATTTTTCCATCAAACTTACTTCTGCCAAGAATCAAAGCTTGAAAATCAAGGGTATAGTATTGACCAAAGGGGAGCGTATCTATTTGGATGCATCCATTCGAGGTAAATCTGCGAAGGCTGGGGATGCCGTACAGTACGCTGTAGAAATCGGCAACACTACCAATGAGGTGCAAAAGGTCCAACTGACTTTCCCAAGAGTAGGATGGGAAGCGATGCAGGCTAGTGTGAACCCATCGGTGGTAAGCCTGAATCCGATGGAGATAAAGACAATCGAAGTATCGGTACAGTTGCCAGCAACACTCCCAGCGGGCGTGCGAGAGCAGCAACGATTGGAGGCTATAGCCAATGGTGACGGCAGTGCTTTAGCGACAATGGAATTTACCACGGCAGTCACGGTACCGTCGCCTTTCATGATTCACACCGCAGACAATTGGCAGAAAGTGCGCGATAAAATTGAAAACTATAGCTGGGCCCAGGCTGAGCTTGAGGTGTATGAAGAGAAAGCCAGTAAATGGGTTGTGCCCGATATCGCTGATAAATTACCTTCAATGAATGCGCAAAAGGGCAAATACCTTTTTCATAGCAATGAAGGAGGAAAATTGATGGATTGTGCGATTGCTTATCAACTGACGGGCAAAGAAGAATATGCCCAAAAATGTGTGGACTTTCTTCGCAAACTGATAGACCCAGAAACGGGATACCCCACTACGTTGCGTGTCAACCAAAATAATTTTGTGAAGGAAGGTGGGATATTTCAAGATATCGCGCGTACCTACGACATGATTAGAACATCAGGTCTATTGACCGAGCAAGATCATAAGCTGATCGAAAAAACCTTCAGGTTGTACATCGAAACGGCACAGTTGGGTAATGATGATGGAGGCGTCAACAACTGGGACCTGAGTGAGTTGGCAGGGGCTTTTTATTGTGCCTTGGCTATTCAGGATTGGACCTTAGTAGATTGGACACTTCACTCGCCTTCAGGTATCTTGAGACAGTTTTCTCAAGGCATCATGAGCGATGGTTGGTGGTACGAATGCGCGGTGGGTTACAATCTATGGTGCGCCACCATGTTTTCGGAAATAGGTATCGCACTGCGACCTTGGGGCATCAATTTTATAGATGCAGAGGTACCCATCGGTACCACACCCTATTATTCGTTATTACCAGAAAGAATGCAGCCAGGTTTGTACGGTATGAATTTCGACAAATGGGGGACTATGCACCAAAACAGTGTTTCGATCAAAGATATGTGGGATGCATTGGTGCCTTTCCTTGATTACCGCGGGGTGATGTTTGCCGTGAATGATGCGCAAGAAAGCCGTGTGACGGGAGAGCCTTACGAGTTGGCTTATTATCTGTACAAAGATCCTGAATATGCCGCAGTACTTAATAAAAACGAAAAGAGAAATCTGCTGTACGGTGTGCCTGAATTGCCTCAAGTTACTTCCGTGAAAAATACGCAATCTGCCTATGCCGACAACATGGGAGTGGTTCAATTGCGCTCACAAGCCGATGGACGCACACAGAGAGATCAGATTCAGGCGGTACTTCATTATGGTACTCATGGCGGGTATCACGGTCATTTTGATAGAACTAGCTTCCTGAGCATGATGCGCTATGGTCGCAGTTTCTTCAATCCCGAAATGATCTGGTACGGGTACGGCAGCTACAACTATAAATTTTTGGTGCAAACCTCGATGACCAAAAACATGGTGGTAGTAGATCAGAAAATGCAGGAACCCAAAGAAAGCTTCAGAACGCTCTTTCACACGGGCGATATGATGCAAGCCACTGCCGTGGAGACCAGAGCCAGATGGAGCAATCCTCCCTACGGCGGTATAGTGTATAGCTACAAAGAAGGGATGAGCTTTGCCGAGAAAACCTGGGAAGAGGGGCGCTCAATCGATGTGCCAGAAAATGCTCCGGAATACGGCAAGATCAATGATTTTACGGAGCCCGTTACCCAACGTCGCGTGATGGTAATGATGGACGATTATGTGGTCCTAGCCGATTATCTAGCGTCTGATCAAGCGCACACTTTTGATTGGTTGTTTCAGATGAAAGGCCTGAAAGAATTGAAAGCGCCCGAAAAGAAATTTATTAGGCATGACGATCAGCTGTCTACCGACCCTCTAGGTGCGGCACAGTTTTTTACAGATGTCAATTGGTACCAAACTGAAGGAACAGCGCGCACCAGATTCGAAATGTGCTTTGGCGAAGGGTGTGACAACAAGGGCACCCGGGCACCCAATAGTGAAGACGGTCCACTGAAAATAGATGTGTTCAATGCCTGGCCACTTGAAAATGAAATGGCGACCGCTACAGTGCCCGAATCCCATGGTGTGAACAAGCAACTATGGTACACCGTGCAGGGGGATGAGGAAACATTGCTCAACGATAGTACAGGTGCATGGATTTTGGGAAGTCAAGAGGTGTCCGTAAATGTAGAGGGCAAAAAGCAGCTGGTGCTGACGACTAAGGTAGCAGGTCGAATCAGAAACAACAGCATCTTTTGGGGAGATGCCCGATTGGTCAAGTCAGATGGGTCAGAAGTGTATTTGTCATCGCTGGACCTACAGTACGAAAATACCCTTTTGCCTTCGTCCAAAGGAATGGATTACTACGATGGGCCAATCAAAATTTCGGGGCAACTGATGGAGAACTCCACGCCTGCCATGCCTGATAATCACAAAGAAACAGCACAAATCACCGTCGACTTGTCGGGGATAGATGCCGTGGCATTCAAAGCCAGAATCGGAGGAGACTATCCGCTGGGGGACGAATCGGCCAGAAGAAAAACGCTAGCTATCAGATCTGAAGGGAAAGAAGCTAGGTTCTTGTCGGTGATCGAGCCGTATGAGGACGAGTCTGTAGTGAAATCGGTAAAGGCCAAAAGTGCCAACGAACTGGAGGTAGAACTACTAGATGGCAGAGTGCAGCAGGTCTTCATAGAAAACCTCGATGGAGATGACTCTAACATAAAAGTCACGACTAAAGAATACAAAAACGGAAAACTGCTAAGAGAAGAAAGTACGATCAAATGA
- a CDS encoding glycosyl hydrolase family 28 protein — MVKKIEKQMKRDTWRPQIQGAKAFLLWLCAIWLSACVEQVEKVKVYPAPEGVELSAAYQVTVEGQEVPIFKTKVATKDPVPRLNHSRSKFGFATFGSFDMGAEAVQVTVTYPKPVDSVKILPSSFGIEPTIAGNTVSFEVAQPQHLTIEFNGDWHESLHIFANPMEQNVPSPDDPNVIYYGPGVHEVTHVEVKDGQTVYLAGGAYLRAMVDPDEAKMEKVIGQNQTPPTFFLEGTNMTIRGRGIIDQSAIPKKKRRYTIFAQHSEKISIEGVTIVDPSHWTIPLQASDDLHVDNVKIIGWRGNSDGVDISNSRTALVENCFMRTLDDAVVVKSFPGKGEVRDIHTRKIVVWNELAHALSIGAEIHENVSNVLFEDCDVIHDVGRETALRIYHCDDALISDVTFQNIRVEEARRLISGWIGKTRWTESEERGNVRNVLFKDIVATSAPIDTTLTGFQDGTDWKPYIIRDHASMQLIGFDDEHTIEGVVFDNVVLDGKKVTADQITINEFVKDVSFE, encoded by the coding sequence ATGGTGAAAAAAATAGAGAAACAAATGAAGCGTGATACCTGGCGTCCTCAGATACAGGGAGCTAAGGCATTTCTGCTATGGCTATGTGCGATATGGCTCAGTGCATGTGTAGAGCAGGTAGAAAAAGTAAAAGTATACCCCGCGCCCGAAGGTGTTGAACTGTCCGCAGCCTATCAGGTGACTGTGGAGGGGCAGGAAGTACCGATTTTCAAAACCAAAGTCGCCACCAAAGACCCCGTTCCACGTCTCAATCATTCAAGGAGCAAGTTTGGGTTTGCCACCTTTGGTTCTTTCGACATGGGCGCTGAAGCAGTACAGGTGACAGTTACCTATCCCAAACCTGTTGATTCAGTAAAAATATTGCCTAGCTCTTTTGGGATCGAACCGACTATAGCAGGTAATACGGTCAGCTTTGAGGTGGCTCAACCTCAACATTTGACGATCGAGTTCAATGGTGACTGGCATGAGTCTCTGCACATTTTTGCCAACCCTATGGAACAAAACGTACCGAGTCCAGACGACCCCAATGTGATCTATTATGGCCCGGGCGTACATGAGGTAACCCACGTCGAGGTAAAGGATGGCCAGACCGTCTACCTGGCTGGAGGGGCATACTTGCGCGCCATGGTAGATCCTGACGAAGCAAAAATGGAGAAGGTAATCGGTCAGAACCAGACACCGCCTACTTTCTTTTTGGAGGGCACGAATATGACCATTCGTGGACGGGGGATCATCGATCAATCCGCCATCCCCAAAAAGAAACGACGATACACCATTTTTGCGCAGCATTCTGAAAAAATTAGCATCGAGGGTGTTACGATCGTCGACCCTAGTCACTGGACGATCCCTCTACAGGCATCGGACGATCTGCATGTCGACAATGTCAAGATCATCGGCTGGAGAGGCAACTCCGACGGGGTGGATATCTCCAATAGCCGTACCGCGCTGGTCGAAAATTGCTTCATGCGCACCTTGGATGATGCCGTAGTGGTCAAGTCTTTTCCCGGCAAGGGAGAGGTCAGAGACATACATACCCGAAAGATCGTAGTATGGAACGAGCTGGCGCATGCCCTGAGCATAGGCGCGGAGATTCATGAAAATGTAAGCAATGTCCTTTTCGAAGACTGTGACGTGATCCATGACGTAGGGCGCGAGACTGCCTTGCGCATTTACCATTGCGATGATGCATTGATCAGCGATGTTACCTTCCAAAACATCCGCGTGGAGGAAGCCCGCAGGCTGATCTCAGGCTGGATCGGCAAGACGCGATGGACCGAGAGCGAGGAGCGTGGCAATGTGCGCAACGTCTTGTTCAAAGACATCGTGGCGACTTCCGCACCCATAGATACGACCCTCACGGGATTTCAGGACGGGACGGACTGGAAGCCCTACATCATCCGTGACCATGCCAGTATGCAGCTCATCGGTTTTGACGATGAGCATACCATCGAAGGGGTGGTTTTCGACAATGTGGTGCTGGATGGCAAAAAGGTGACGGCTGATCAGATCACGATCAATGAGTTTGTGAAAGATGTGTCTTTCGAATAA
- a CDS encoding GH116 family glycosyl-hydrolase, with protein MQRKLGLYILSLLAVVQVQAQAVKDTEGKTHKVIQEVVRMPAEDWPVLTSYDQDHIARIAMPIGGIGTGTVSLGGRGDLRDWAIMNTGAIGYIPTSEHRGYIGPFFALFTQTADGQRATRALEGPLDVSLYEGPFGSNTPNHGFPRFDSCTFKAAYPFGQVLLSDSDMPLDVRIKAFNPYIPGDADASGIPIAVLTYELTNPTDQAVKASVSGNMPNFIGMDGADQEMKGRGFWTATGAKDNKNDFRKDNGVQGIYMRSEGVDQGDDAWGTMALTTSVDEKITYRTSWSKDEWSNARLDYWDDFSADGQLEGRSPNEEDRPMGSLAVEVNVPANSSREVTFYLTWHFPNRMSWSPLDDGIDNGLTNYYATQYADAWDVAEKVVPQIPELEGKSLQFVNAFVNSDLPDVVKESALYNSSTLRTQTCFRTADGKFFGWEGTSNVGGICHGSCTHVWNYEQATAFLFGGLSRSMREVEFGHATDDLGMLNFRVGLPLERATYFDRTAADGQMGSIMRMYRDWQLSGDDELLLKLWPNVKKAMEYCWIDGGWDADKDGVMDGCQHNTMDVQYFGPNPQMGIWYLGALRASEEMARYTGDVKFAKTCHKLFEKGSKWIDDNLFNGEYYIHLIEAPESRDDIAPSLLKGLESKDLGNPDYQLGEGCLVDQLVGQYLAHICGLGYLTDEQNVKTTLQSIMKYNYRDDSNSDFNSMRSFVLGDEKSLVMASYPGDRPKHPFPYFTEAMTGFEYTAAVGMLYEGQTEDGLLNIKNIRDRYDGLKRNPFNEAECGHNYARAMASWGAVVALSGFQYSAVDQSMAFAPFEGSMFWSNGSAWGVCTQSDSTVELSVAHGSVLLSSFSLTDETQLTFEKPLKIQAGEKAVLDIR; from the coding sequence ATGCAAAGGAAATTGGGGTTGTACATTTTGAGTCTTCTGGCAGTTGTACAGGTACAGGCACAGGCTGTGAAAGACACCGAAGGGAAGACTCACAAAGTGATCCAAGAAGTGGTGCGAATGCCTGCCGAAGATTGGCCAGTATTGACTAGCTACGATCAAGACCATATCGCCAGAATCGCCATGCCGATCGGTGGTATCGGGACGGGTACGGTATCACTGGGAGGTCGGGGCGACCTGAGAGATTGGGCGATTATGAACACGGGTGCCATTGGTTATATACCTACCAGTGAGCACCGTGGATACATAGGGCCATTTTTTGCATTATTCACCCAAACAGCCGATGGCCAGCGTGCCACTCGGGCGCTCGAAGGACCCCTGGACGTGTCTTTATACGAAGGCCCTTTCGGGAGCAATACACCCAACCATGGTTTCCCTCGTTTCGATTCTTGCACGTTCAAGGCAGCCTATCCCTTTGGACAGGTGTTGCTTTCGGACAGTGATATGCCTCTGGATGTGAGAATAAAAGCATTTAATCCCTACATCCCTGGAGACGCTGATGCCAGTGGAATACCCATAGCTGTGCTCACTTATGAGTTGACTAATCCCACGGATCAAGCCGTGAAGGCATCTGTTTCAGGCAACATGCCCAATTTTATAGGTATGGACGGGGCGGATCAGGAAATGAAAGGGAGAGGCTTTTGGACCGCTACTGGCGCAAAAGACAATAAAAACGATTTCCGCAAGGACAACGGAGTACAGGGAATATACATGCGCTCTGAGGGCGTAGACCAAGGCGATGATGCCTGGGGGACAATGGCCTTGACTACCTCAGTAGACGAAAAGATCACCTATCGGACCTCTTGGAGCAAAGACGAGTGGAGCAATGCTCGACTGGACTACTGGGATGATTTTAGCGCCGATGGGCAGCTCGAAGGCCGCTCACCCAATGAGGAGGATAGGCCTATGGGCTCGCTGGCAGTGGAGGTCAATGTACCTGCCAATAGCAGTAGAGAGGTTACTTTTTACCTCACCTGGCACTTTCCTAACCGCATGAGCTGGTCTCCACTAGACGATGGTATCGACAATGGGTTGACGAATTACTACGCAACCCAGTATGCTGACGCCTGGGACGTAGCGGAAAAAGTGGTTCCTCAAATCCCCGAACTTGAAGGGAAGTCTTTGCAATTCGTCAATGCCTTTGTGAATAGCGATTTGCCAGATGTAGTCAAAGAATCCGCCCTGTACAACAGCAGTACGCTTCGGACCCAGACTTGTTTTAGAACAGCAGACGGCAAATTTTTTGGATGGGAAGGCACGAGCAATGTAGGTGGGATTTGTCATGGATCTTGTACCCATGTTTGGAATTACGAGCAGGCCACAGCGTTCTTGTTTGGCGGACTGTCTCGTTCGATGCGAGAGGTCGAGTTTGGACACGCCACCGATGATTTGGGTATGCTGAATTTTCGCGTCGGATTGCCATTGGAGAGAGCCACTTACTTTGATCGCACCGCAGCGGACGGTCAAATGGGTAGCATCATGCGTATGTACCGGGATTGGCAGTTGAGTGGAGACGATGAACTATTGCTCAAACTCTGGCCCAATGTAAAAAAGGCCATGGAATACTGCTGGATAGATGGAGGCTGGGATGCCGACAAAGACGGCGTGATGGATGGATGCCAGCACAATACGATGGATGTGCAGTATTTTGGTCCCAATCCGCAAATGGGCATTTGGTATCTGGGGGCACTGCGGGCATCGGAAGAAATGGCCAGATACACAGGAGATGTGAAATTTGCTAAAACCTGTCATAAACTATTTGAGAAAGGCAGCAAATGGATCGATGACAACTTGTTCAATGGCGAATATTATATCCATTTGATAGAAGCACCAGAAAGTAGAGATGACATAGCACCATCGCTCCTCAAGGGACTAGAGTCCAAGGATCTTGGCAATCCGGATTACCAGCTAGGCGAGGGATGCCTGGTGGATCAACTGGTAGGGCAATATCTCGCACACATATGTGGACTCGGCTACCTTACCGATGAGCAAAACGTAAAGACTACGCTGCAAAGCATCATGAAATACAACTATCGAGACGATAGCAATTCGGATTTTAATAGCATGCGTTCCTTTGTGCTAGGAGATGAAAAATCCCTCGTGATGGCCAGCTATCCGGGCGATCGTCCGAAACACCCCTTTCCCTATTTCACAGAAGCCATGACAGGATTTGAATACACTGCGGCTGTAGGGATGCTATACGAAGGGCAAACCGAAGATGGACTATTGAATATCAAAAATATCAGAGATCGCTATGATGGTCTAAAGCGAAACCCATTCAATGAGGCAGAATGCGGACATAATTATGCCCGCGCCATGGCGAGTTGGGGGGCAGTGGTCGCATTATCAGGGTTTCAATATTCTGCTGTGGATCAGTCGATGGCTTTTGCCCCTTTCGAAGGAAGTATGTTTTGGTCCAATGGCAGTGCGTGGGGCGTATGTACACAGTCCGATTCTACAGTAGAGCTGTCAGTGGCTCATGGGTCGGTGTTATTGAGCTCTTTCTCTTTGACCGATGAGACCCAATTGACATTCGAAAAGCCACTAAAAATTCAGGCGGGCGAAAAGGCAGTTTTAGATATCAGATAA
- a CDS encoding RbsD/FucU domain-containing protein, giving the protein MNIERKKIGLMLALIIITFCGCQNDWKSAFDTQLAELGHRNWIVVADSAYPSQNSKGITTLVTGESQTEILTYVLQQIELSPHVRPKIMFDQELAFVTDQNAPGVGSYKEDLDRLLGSSEVAEMSHEQIIEQLDRASEMYKVLILKTNMTIPYTSVFINLDCDYWSEGKEQRLRSVMGKAE; this is encoded by the coding sequence ATGAATATAGAAAGAAAGAAAATTGGTCTGATGCTGGCCTTGATAATCATCACTTTTTGTGGATGTCAAAACGATTGGAAATCAGCATTTGATACTCAGCTTGCTGAGTTGGGCCATCGCAATTGGATTGTGGTTGCCGATTCGGCTTATCCTTCACAAAATTCGAAAGGGATCACCACGCTGGTAACAGGGGAAAGCCAAACAGAAATTTTGACCTACGTATTGCAGCAAATCGAATTAAGTCCTCATGTGAGGCCAAAAATTATGTTCGATCAAGAGTTGGCTTTTGTGACCGATCAGAATGCACCCGGAGTGGGGAGTTACAAAGAGGATTTAGATAGGTTATTGGGTAGCAGTGAAGTTGCTGAGATGTCGCACGAACAGATTATTGAGCAATTGGATCGTGCGTCGGAGATGTATAAGGTATTGATTCTAAAAACCAATATGACCATTCCGTATACCTCCGTTTTTATTAATCTCGATTGTGACTATTGGAGTGAGGGCAAAGAACAGCGATTGCGAAGTGTCATGGGCAAAGCAGAATAA
- a CDS encoding family 43 glycosylhydrolase produces the protein MAMISMGIAQAQNPIFTHLYTADPSPHVWPEDERLWVYTTRDEPGSNNHYGMTDYHAFSTTDMVNWTDHGRILHLDNVDWAESHAWAMDAAYYRGQYYIIYCMKEAGIGLFRTGVARSDVPEGPFTDLGYVKGVEFGQDPAIFIDEGTPYLFWGHDRKCFAAELNEDLMSIKPETYVELTSQLTHVFEGPWVHKYQDKYYLTYPGLTPRRWPEKMFYAVADQPLGPYDYKGVFIDDFEGQSGTNHGGTVTYKGKDIMFYHSAWLSGGLSETRSVMADYLEYDKKGNIIPIVPSKEGLGKAKRTKTTIHLEAENGFAAGGELYNVFVDTWIKGYSGKGYVTNFDNPYDHVTMLAQVAKPAKYRFKVRYASPDGESNHDILINSHQYREFKFPQSTAFTTIDFGIVELKAGDNQVRIFKRNWKPSEGQLAIDYIELEQVFEDEQ, from the coding sequence ATGGCCATGATTTCAATGGGGATAGCTCAAGCACAAAACCCCATATTCACACACTTGTATACCGCCGACCCATCGCCTCATGTATGGCCTGAGGATGAGCGCCTGTGGGTCTATACCACACGCGACGAGCCCGGGTCCAACAACCACTATGGCATGACCGACTACCATGCTTTTTCTACTACAGATATGGTCAACTGGACGGATCATGGTCGTATCCTGCATTTAGACAATGTCGATTGGGCAGAAAGCCATGCCTGGGCAATGGACGCTGCTTATTATAGAGGCCAATACTATATCATCTACTGTATGAAAGAAGCCGGAATTGGGCTGTTTCGTACTGGGGTGGCGCGAAGCGATGTGCCTGAGGGGCCATTCACCGATCTGGGCTATGTCAAGGGGGTAGAGTTTGGTCAGGATCCGGCGATTTTTATCGACGAAGGGACACCTTACTTGTTTTGGGGGCATGACCGAAAATGTTTCGCCGCAGAGTTGAATGAGGACTTGATGTCTATCAAACCAGAGACCTACGTGGAGTTGACCTCACAATTGACACATGTATTCGAAGGGCCTTGGGTGCACAAGTATCAGGACAAGTATTACCTGACCTATCCGGGCTTGACCCCACGCAGATGGCCTGAGAAGATGTTTTATGCAGTGGCCGATCAGCCGTTGGGTCCTTATGATTATAAGGGAGTATTCATCGACGATTTCGAAGGGCAAAGTGGTACCAATCATGGAGGCACTGTTACCTACAAAGGGAAAGACATCATGTTTTATCACAGTGCCTGGTTGTCTGGGGGATTGAGCGAAACTCGTTCGGTGATGGCTGACTATCTGGAGTACGACAAGAAAGGAAACATCATCCCGATAGTCCCTTCCAAAGAAGGTTTGGGCAAAGCCAAGCGCACCAAAACGACCATACACCTGGAGGCGGAGAATGGTTTTGCTGCTGGCGGAGAACTCTACAATGTCTTTGTAGATACCTGGATCAAAGGCTACAGTGGCAAGGGCTATGTGACCAACTTTGACAACCCCTACGATCACGTGACCATGCTGGCGCAAGTGGCCAAACCGGCCAAGTACCGTTTCAAAGTGAGGTACGCTTCGCCTGATGGTGAATCCAACCACGACATCCTGATCAATAGTCACCAGTACCGGGAGTTTAAGTTTCCCCAATCCACGGCGTTCACCACGATCGATTTTGGTATCGTAGAGCTCAAAGCAGGTGACAATCAGGTGAGAATATTCAAACGAAACTGGAAACCCTCCGAAGGGCAGCTGGCCATCGACTACATCGAGTTGGAGCAGGTGTTTGAGGACGAGCAATGA